The DNA window AGaacatttctttttctacttgtaataatatttctgttatttcttttttttcaatttttatttcattacataataataattcttctcCTCTTTGAGATTTAAAAGATACTATATATCCATTTATTATGACAAGcttatatatactattaaaaattttaaaaagataAGTATTAATttgatcatttatattagaagatattaaatttattaaatcatcagtacttaaaaaataaaaacgattaaatatttctctttttaaatctaaatattcatttatactttttaataaaaaattcaaaCTATTATACAATTCTCCTAATTTCTCTTTTGTATCTTTCCTTATGCAAAACTTTTCAAGTTTCTTATCTTCTTCTATAACTTtgtaaatattcaaaaagtTGCTGTGGATTAATTTGTATCTACAATATATATCCGAATaggataataaaataaagagaaaaaaaatatatatatgtgtatatatgttgATGGTAAGGAGCTAGCTAAAAAACTGTGtaaataatcataaatatataaatatatatatatatatatatatatatatttatttatttatttatttatgtttatatttttccttttactTTTTCGATTCATTGATCAACTGCTTGGATATATCCGTCAAAATGAATATCCTACTCAAATACAAAAACAAATTCTGACTTTTCTTTAAAGTATTTATAATACTATTAGCATTTATCATCATGTTTTGATTATTAATTATGtctatatgatatatttcatatatatttattattagtagATTCTGATTTAACACAAGattttcttctatttttgttaatatttCGTTTAAAttagaaattataaatattttattgttttcttCATGTTTcatttgaaatattattttactaaagttattttttattttatataaaaactataaacataaaaaaggTGAATACATTTTGTGTGTGTGTATGTGTCCACATGATTGAAAGGTACtttatttttgaaaattataattacagTGTTATTCTAGGTCTTATAccttaaaatataatataatattatataatataatattgtattatattatattgtattatcttaatatttcatttatttattattacctTTTCGATTGCATTTTCCTTATTTGCCTTCTcacaaatattaataatacttgtaattttattattaatgtttaattttaataactCGTTAAAGGTTATATTATTGAAGTCGATGTTTTTTTTCTCGTCAATGATTTGAGCTAtctatatagaaataaaatcatatttataaaatattaatggtttaataaataaataaataaatatatatacatatatatatatatatatatatatatatatatattgcatcatttttttttatttgttattaaaTGTTTGTTTTACCTGATTTTTATGCCTATCCTTAATGCTAGGTTTTCTCAAAGATATTAATAGGGACACATATGAATTGAAAAATTGCAATTTCtcgttcatttttttaattagactatttttatttttataatattcattagcatgtttattaattttattcatattttttaaaatcaaATTGAAATCatcttctatttttttatgatttaatgaatttatttttttttcgaaTCGTTCATCCATGGACTTTATGCTTTTGTAAATGAGCCAGAATGTGTAATATAAATTGAGTTCCTTAAAAGggtaataatacatataaataaattaatacatatatattatatatatattatatatatgtatatattttatttttattttttattacattttgtatttttaagaGTATAGAAAAATCAGATATTTCAATATTAAAAAGCTTCTCACGATAATTAATTTCCTTGGACTCTTTTATTAAAACAGCTAATTGATTTTGAACagttaatataaatttattaatacttaaataattattttcatcattaaaaCTTTTAATAGATTGTACATTTTCTTTCATATCAACAATACTACTTTGGAATTTGGATTCATCATTAATTAATTCTTCTAATAgaacatttttttgtttttttatattttcattaacttcttttacaattttttcaattttactTGGTCTGTTTATAATTTTCCAATATGAAAGATAATCATCACtagaaaatttataatttaatttatttaagcaattaaataatatattgatttCTTTAATATCTTGAGAAACAAAATCAAGGCTTTTTTTCAtgtcttttatatattcttctttttcatagATTTCTTGTATTTTggtagttttttttttcagtcTTATAATAACGGAATTATAAAACATAAGGTTGgatgtatatttttctttgtaCCTTTAAGgagtatatttaaaatgataTCATATGTAGATTTGTATGTAAaagttattatatgaatatatgaatgtatgaatgtatgaatatatgaatatataaatatataaatatatctatatatatgctcatatatataatatcccTTTGTTTGATAATTATACCTCTGGACAATTATATTTGTGAGGgcctttatataattattaatttcattgataataaaaagttTCATATCCTTAGATTTGACAAGGAATACCCCCAAATGAATATTATCTTCAAtagtattattaatattttgtattttgtctacatttttatatataatattttgtatatgatCTACACTTGTATTAATATCTATATTTCTTATAGCATCATTTACATTAAAATTTAAGATATCAgcatgtttatttatttttgataaatatgaatCAACTAAAGATTTACATtcttcaaaaatatttttgatttcatttaatttttgagATATAAAGTAatcattttctttcatagatttataaaaaataaatttatcatttttaaaaatttgtgGTATAACTAgcttttctattttttctatttgttgatattttataagtgtagaaaaaaataaatcttcTATTTTctcataaaataataaaggatTATTATCTAGTATAAATTTTGAAGAATCAAacttttttgtaatatttataataaatacaggagtatactttttattctttttataattattcatattattacaaaaGATATCTACAAATATATCGAtgttatatatcaaaatttcatttattttcttttcaataattaattttaaaatattaaaaaatattcttatcTTAGTATATTTGAATGTTTCAATGGATATATCCTTCAGGTTATAGTTTCCTTTTGTGCAATCCTTTAAGTTCTCTTCGATACTAAATTTCATGTCATTCatccatatattattaacactCTCAAAagacttaaaaaaaaaaaaatatatatacatatatatatatatatatttatttatttatttatagatatgttttattttttaccttCAGTACTGCCACATTTTGTATCTGAAAAAACTCATTTAATTCAAACGAATTTGTTATTGATGTGtcgaatataaaaatttgtatGATAGTACATTTATTTACTATTCCTAAGAATGTTTTCATAACTTTTGTATTTTCAAGTAGTACACAttgtttaataatattttttttattttcaaaatcgtaattataatatttaatatatttttttttatcatataatgatataaaattattattattattattactattattattattaaaatattgttttttaCGTAATGCACAATTTATAAAAGTTCTTCCTAAccatatattacaaaaataatttaaattaattttcatattttctatatctttacatttttgaagacataaattattttgtacaatattattaacatcaTCAAGAAtacaattaatatttttataattattattattatcaatttctttaaatttttttctcctttttAAACTACtggatttattttttatagcattaaataatttttcaatatataatataggaTTTTCagttgtaaaaaaaaattgaattctattaatataaaaaaattctttacttgtttttttttttgctttaaATAGTTTTGAATTCTCATtataatcataaatatatatatcttcaaaTATACTTTcaaatatttctatttttgtatataatactCCTTTAGCTTTAAAAGGAATAATAAAATcttcattcattttatttttttttcttttctcatcatttatcatatgttctatatatttttcttctttttcttctatatgaggtttttttttttttctatacatttcatttatatgatcttcttcttttaattcttcaaCTATCTCTTCAattgtaaatatatcaaaggatgaatcatcataatttaatatgTCTTCCCAAGTAAATTTTATTTCCTCTATAtctaataatttctttttctcatttaacaaatcataaatattaatacttttatattccttttttaatttttcaatgGTAATAAATCGAGGCTCTTTTTCTTTCCTCTTTTTAAACGGGACAAATAGTTTGcatgttttttcttttgacgAAAAATCTCTGTCGTATATTTCTTCAACCTTGAAAGGGTCtaaaataaggaaaataataaacacaattataaacatactacacacataaaaaaaaaaataaaatatttataaataaatatatatacatatatatatatatatatatatatatatatatatatatatatatatatatatttatttatttatttcgtACCAtcgttttcatttttatcataggAAAAATTGATTGCcgataaataatttttcccCTTAGTTTTCTCATGAGTTCTTTTCTTTGAATCTATCCTTATTAAATTCTATAATTACGAATATGAaatgttacatatatatgtatatatttatatatatatatatatatatgcatatatttatatatgtgtcatgttatattatgatttaaaggtaaaagttatataaaataatcattTTATTCGTATtccattttaaatatatatatatattttttttttttatctttatataaattgttttaattgttttaatatttttattattacttttaaaTCTTCAGAATGgcaaaaaatatttgataaaaaaacattttgttttatttctgTATTTTTAGTAGCCATTTTTTcagaaaataagaaaaatatacaaaagcGAAATATTCTTATTCACGTGGTATGTtctaatatgaaaatatttatattactccattattatatatattaaaatatatatatatatatatatgtaattacaTATGAGGTGTTTATACATATGTAGTATTTAATGGgtctataataatataaaattattatattatataattttatttttattatgtgtgTCCGATATTTTGAACAAagctttattttattttattttatttctattttttttttttttttttgttttttcccTCTCATTTTACttgttaaaaataaaaaaatatataaaatgttatataaaaaatgataagacaggttcattttttacatattccatttttttctcGTCTCTCACGTGAAATCTTtgtagaaaaatatattaaaatgtatgacatattatatatatatatatgtatatatttatgtatgtattttttttttttctttcaggAAGTTGAAAAGTTTGAAcacaaaaataatttaataatttcttctttcaaagatacataatatatatattgtaataatatacaaatgaacatattatattcaagGATCACTAAgcaaaaaaatgataatataaaaaaatacctactatatgtttataaaacatttggtaaggatatatatatatatatatatatatatatatgcatgtatgtatgttctttatattatgattaaaTGTTTAAtagcatataatatatataagacacaaaaaaaaaaaaaaaaaaaaaaaaaaaaaaaaaaaaaattcggTTTTTGTATacatgtaaaatatatatatatttatatatatatatacatataatattacttaATTATTAAGgtaaattttcattttgtcattaaataatttggtaataaaaatttttcgTAATATAAGTTGTTTACCTATTAAATGAGAAACATACGGAGTACATAAAAAGTCATTTGAACATTTAAGAATATCTTTAAttttaagaatattatttaagACAATATCTTCATCATACCAAAAgataatttcttttcttcttaaaatatttttttctcttaaaCAAATAAGCTTGATATAATCAGGTACATATGGatgattaaaataaatatgtagaGGTCCAGTATACCAAGCatgtaaaattttatatggtaatgaataataatatattggtttaaaataaaaattagcaaaatttttatttcgaAATGTTTTTTCATCACATAATGGTAAAGATAAATGTTCAAATGGTAAAtgtatattcataaatatatctaaatttttaaattcttcaAAAATAGaacaattatttaaaaagtaatatatattattacatatattacttaaatataacattggtaatttaattttctttttctgatcacatataatattttttttacttagttgtaaatttaatattaaattttctaaattattaattttatttattatttgtttataatttaaacaaTTGTTTATGTCATTACACATGCCacatttctttttcatattcttaataatattttcatacattaaaattatatatttaatagttttattattatttatttggttaactatttttttattaaaaacatcactttttttatgttttaaaatattattactactactacaattattattattattattattattattactattactattactgtCATTTGTAGTATCGATAGCATAAGTGTTATCAATATTATGACAATTTTCTTTTGAATTTTGCTTGTGTAAGTTCATTTTGTTTGTAATCATTTCCAATGGTATAGAACATTTTTGCagttttaatttaaaatctggttgaatattttttttattatcttttttatttacatcatCCAACTTCTTTCTCAAATCTTTGAAGAAAGGTCtacttatataatttttttctttcttttcttgtttgtaattttttaacAAAGTACTACAAAAGTTTTCATCTTCAAATAATTTAACATATGTTTCatgattattttctttaataatattatgaattttttcattatgttcagaaaaaaaatcatGTCCAAGAATTTCACAAGCTAATAATCTTTCGGATGGTACATAGTTCAATAGATTAGTTAATAGATCCCAATATTCATCACTATAATTTAATGgtaattcatatttattaaaacatttttttatttttttcaatctattataaaaatcatcatgacatatatcttttaatatagaagctaaatatttatttgttagtCTACTATACCAATAATCTTTATTTTGATTCATATCATCATTCTGAacattcttttttaattcttttatataattttctttttcttttttatttctaaatttaaatatacctGAACCAATGTTCTTTATGGTTAATTCCACTCTTGCAAAAGAGTGAATTTCATTACATCTTTTATAtgctatattattattcattaatAAAAGTGGTAATAAAATACATCTTCTCATGTTTTCCTCGTTTAAAAATCttctataaattttataataatatacatattcgtttttcattttaatgaATTTgtcattctttatatattgtttgtattttaatattaatgatttaTAATGTTGAGTAAATGATTCTGAATTTtccaaaaaaatttttaaatcatCTTTTTTCAATGTATTAAGGTATACCTCGTTTTTTTTGGATGCTATACCGACAGTATTAGAGCACATATCGGTATTATttcttgtatttttattacaacTCTTTTCATGAGTTTTTTTATTCTCTTTATTTGTTTCATCTGCGatagtaaaaatattattattattattattattatgtgtatGATTTTGTTTATGCTTTTCATCCATATTATATGCATTATCCTTATTAAtttcactattattatttttatttttactttctTTAGTATCAATGTTTGTATATGTATGCACATTATTTTTGATAAGTTCATTTTGTATTATGTCATCACCCCACTTTAAACTTACAATGTCataataattcataatatattttatatagaaCATTTCGTCATCATTTAAAACATCTAAATCATTtaagataatattattaatggtCTCAACGTcttcattaaataaattatcctCTTCATTGTAGTTATCCATAatcatatattcatatgaatTTACACCACATTTTGCTAGATCTGCTAGAATTATACCTAATGACCAACTATCACATCTGACATCAAAGGGTGCGTATTCAGTGCATGCAGATGGGTTATTACTATTGCTATAATTACTAGTATTGCTACTGTTCATACTACTAGATTCATCTGggatattaaaattttcactcatatcatttttatttttataaattttacaaTTTTTACAAATTTTACAATTTTTACAATTTGTTCCATTAGTTTCGTTATCCATATTGATCTTTTTACAACTAAGAGTGTTTTTTGgtacatttttttcatcgtcttcattattatattttttattataatcatttaagaaattaaaatttatattacaattgatatttaatattttcaaattatCCATGGAAGGTTTAACAGAAATTGCTGGTTTTTGTAATTCTTCAAAtcttttttcaatattaccAAAATGttgttcataaaaataaatcaatttattatatttggaTTGCCTATAATTACCATTATGATCATAACACAAACCTTCAGGTGCCATAGTATAAACAGTACCTTGGAAATATGATGATAACTGatttttaaattcatatttccattgatttaataaagttttatatacactcataaaattttttgaattttcCAAATAATATGTAGCATATTCCATAGCTGAACAACCAAAATCAGATATACATAAATGCCATTTTAatggattatatatattatatgaatctGTAAATACCAAAATATTCTGTAATTTTATATCAGTTAAACGTACGATATTAGATTGATAACATGTTTGAATAAAACTTATACCACTTgctatttgaaaaaataaaaacttaCATTCTGATTCGGTTAAACCAcaattatattctttaatattttcatatatataatcaatttCTGGATCTTTTATTTCAATAGtactattatttaatttcatttttatattttttaacttTTTATAACATAAACCTATACATTGAAAGTTTTGTAAACTATCAAaacaattatattttcttccaaacaaaatatgaattaattttaatattttatttatctttttttttttttcatattctttttttctatgatatattaaattttgtaATAATTTTCTTAAATCTCCAGTAGCACAATGCATTAATATTTCGTAATTCTGtttatcttttaaatgtCCAATTTTTGTACTTAATGGTTTCATAACATTGCAATTAAAATGACATAATAATTCTTGTTCTCTTAAAAATTGAAACTCATTACCTTTTCTACTTATATCTATTTCTTTTACTGCCAATTCAAAATATCTTTTCTTCTGACAACATACACAATTATCTAACTTGTTATTTAACATCAAATCGGATTCTAAAATAGCTAATTCCTTTTTATTGGGTTTggtcatataattatttcttgATTTTTCAATTTCTTTGTTTTTCTCATTTTGCACATTTTGTACATTTTGTAAATTTTGCACATTTTGCAcattttgtaaattttttgtttcttttgttatttcttcatatttttcatcatcCGTTTGGCCCTTTAAttctaaataataatcattccAATAACTAGAATAATCTGAATCAGAAGCTACATCATATTTGTCTATAAGATATCTTAAACCCTTTTTCATATGACATGTGTGTGTTAACACTTTAAGAAAATTtacatcatttattttatccatataaaattttaaatactcattatttaaatctacattatataaaactTTTCTAACACTTCCAAAAGATCCTTTACCAACAAAATTATCCATATAATTAATACAACCTATATTTGaccatattttctttttcttattaattaTGATATCCATAGTTCCATCTGTTGAAGAATATAATTCTCTTGGAAAATCTTTCacactatttttattatcaaaattatcaaaaaaattactattaagaatattttcatcaataCCTGATTTTGCAATATTATGAtacatatctttatttttggtTTTAGCAACACGTAAGGTTTTCTTattatctaatatatattctttttcatgtattttattttctatatttaaataattcaattctttttttaatgcaACATCATTATGGGACACATATTCTaccatatttttcatattataatcatcattTATAACGTTTACAGAATATAgcattttttcattatttgtgTATTCAATTTGTTCTCCTGTTTTCTTCTtgtcatttaaattatttgtaCATTCAACTGTTTCACTtactaatttatttttatcgttattaatattttctgcGTTACCGTTTAAAAGTATTATATtgttttctttaatattatcttCACAATCTTTAAAATCtgtattattcttattctcatcatcattattattattattattatcatcataattatgCTTGTTATTATTGGTGTCCATTTCCACCTCTTTGGACTCTTCTTGaactttcatttttttttctgccATGTGTTCATGTGTATTATCTTTACCCCTATCATTTTTCTCATCTGtgcattttgtttttttcctttttcttctGTTTCTTTCATTTGTTATAGCATTAACCTTTCCTTTGTTTTTTTGCTTATCTGATTTTATACTTTCATCAGAATTATCTAATTTAATTTGTTCTATGTTATTTTCCTTAAATggtttattttcatcattttctatattttttttatttattatttcatttaactcttttatattatctaattctacattttcttcattcttATCATTTTCCTTTTCTCTTGAATTGTCACAAATATCTGTtgaactttttttttgttcgtCCATATTTTTCATGTTTCTCTTACGATTATTTCTTTGTgatattttgtttaattgCTTATTAtgcacatttttatttattctctGTTTTTCATTGTACGAGCGTTTATACCTGGATCGTGTTTGTATGAATCTTCTACTGTGTACCCTCTCTTGACTGTTAGGTTCCTcaacatttttatcatctgaATTTTTGTCATCTGAGTTTTTGTCATTTGAATTTTTGTCATCTGAGTTTTTGTCATTTGAATTTTTGTCATCTGGGTTTTTGTCATCTGAGTTTTTGTCATCTGAATTTTTGTCCTCATTTTCTTCTGTAACATTTTCCtcttcaatattattttcttctacatTCGTCTGTTCCATATCCTTgtcttttaaatttttgcCTTCCTCATCTTTCCTTTCTTcgtgttttttatttttatttttatttttattatttccttttcttcTTCGACTTCTTCCATTTTTACTAAATACCTTTTTATTAGCACAATTCACAATATTTTCTTGCTCTTTCTCTTTCTCTTTCTCTTTCTCTTGATTTTGATTTTGATTCGTTTCCTCTTTGTTTTCATGTGTACATAATAATTCCatcatattttcatcatcttttAAACTACTGTTTATTTCATTAGTATCTATTTCCTTTGTAATTTGTTCATTTACATTGCTATCTATATCTTCTATTATGTGATAACATGTTTCTTTAGAATTATTCATTTGTTGCACATTTTGTTTTGActcctttttatttcttaaattaattgtattattaggaattgtatttttattcaaaataaaatcGTATTTCGATAAAGATTGGCTATTAGCTTCTGTGGTTTTACCACCACCAACTCCTTCTAAACCTTTTTTTCCTGCTCTTGATCTTAATCTATCTTTAATTGTTTCAGATTTATTCAACTCAGTACAAATGTCACCTTGCGTATTAATTTCTCgtgtttttcttcttctattTGTAAAGGattcattttgtattttgTCGTTTACACTTGGAAAATCAATCATTTGTCTTAAAACATTGCTACTTCGTTTACTTactattatttgtttatcaTGATTATTCTTTATTGTACTTATGTCCATATTTTGAGTTATGTTTTCATGTGAAcacctataaaaaaaaaaaaaaaaaaatatatatatatatatatatatatatatatattgattagttaatatttatttttatgattttaattatttattatcattatttttttttttgtttttttttcatatattatagtctttttatattatacattttatttttttcttcattaatattattatagttTTGAATGCTACTATTGCATATATTTTGTTGGTTAGTAATTATTTCATTAAATTTTACAGAGTCATTGGTTTGCATATTTTTCGCATAAGATTGTTGATTTTCTAGTTTCTGTTGAAACATTAAATAATagttatttaataaatacgCTTCTTGtgctttttttatttgtt is part of the Plasmodium sp. gorilla clade G2 genome assembly, chromosome: 7 genome and encodes:
- a CDS encoding exported serine/threonine protein kinase → MNNRKGKTQDSNKQIKSNMNMEKCATMNEIHSTNVEIENYDNKRNEIINYRTEKNLCSNLSNMALNPNYYHNVSNPISSHNVNVYSSNNNIMNFNKYINDDSSNDITKQINLSSIESNTMNLNNLYNFNNICNEINSYGFKSNPLENTKVQNMNSSYCNHMKYSDYYQHKPCIGSRTGILNTSNSSENQRYSSDVSRLHKNDYTKFSMNFPNASSSVNMDSNVYNSNLTGPCAMNSNPMNYNNGQWGSDIINLMQKTNMNNLKINDLNLNEINKMNFQDSGISICSHEKSKYKRHKRDYSTVPYNILSNNMKPNNITSNSVHSNNILSNNMIPNNFALNNMPSSSMIPNNMASSNIPSNHMISNDGISNNISLSNLLLKSLSNKYTLSNMVSNDMLKNMPNNMSKNVLKNMPNKMLNNMPNKMLNNMPNKMLNNMPNNMLNNMRNNMSNNISNNMSNNISNNMSNNMSNNMSNNISNNIPSNMLNNLPKNILNNMSSNMSSNMSSNMLNNIPNTMSNKIQNIMSNNIPDIMSNNIPNNMSNNMSSNFISSNLSNRFISNNMSSNLFLKSLTSNKFIPDHPIPNNANSKNFISSNVNLNNFVSNNFISNHMEYNNRKNKNSIASSKDDTLNNENMNSLSEKLNPLILSSPHNIHNEKQVFDNIHFSEHMQKDKEKIKNDNVIKHTQEEQIKKAQEAYLLNNYYLMFQQKLENQQSYAKNMQTNDSVKFNEIITNQQNICNSSIQNYNNINEEKNKMCSHENITQNMDISTIKNNHDKQIIVSKRSSNVLRQMIDFPSVNDKIQNESFTNRRRKTREINTQGDICTELNKSETIKDRLRSRAGKKGLEGVGGGKTTEANSQSLSKYDFILNKNTIPNNTINLRNKKESKQNVQQMNNSKETCYHIIEDIDSNVNEQITKEIDTNEINSSLKDDENMMELLCTHENKEETNQNQNQEKEKEKEKEQENIVNCANKKVFSKNGRSRRRKGNNKNKNKNKKHEERKDEEGKNLKDKDMEQTNVEENNIEEENVTEENEDKNSDDKNSDDKNPDDKNSNDKNSDDKNSNDKNSDDKNSDDKNVEEPNSQERVHSRRFIQTRSRYKRSYNEKQRINKNVHNKQLNKISQRNNRKRNMKNMDEQKKSSTDICDNSREKENDKNEENVELDNIKELNEIINKKNIENDENKPFKENNIEQIKLDNSDESIKSDKQKNKGKVNAITNERNRRKRKKTKCTDEKNDRGKDNTHEHMAEKKMKVQEESKEVEMDTNNNKHNYDDNNNNNNDDENKNNTDFKDCEDNIKENNIILLNGNAENINNDKNKLVSETVECTNNLNDKKKTGEQIEYTNNEKMLYSVNVINDDYNMKNMVEYVSHNDVALKKELNYLNIENKIHEKEYILDNKKTLRVAKTKNKDMYHNIAKSGIDENILNSNFFDNFDNKNSVKDFPRELYSSTDGTMDIIINKKKKIWSNIGCINYMDNFVGKGSFGSVRKVLYNVDLNNEYLKFYMDKINDVNFLKVLTHTCHMKKGLRYLIDKYDVASDSDYSSYWNDYYLELKGQTDDEKYEEITKETKNLQNVQNVQNLQNVQNVQNEKNKEIEKSRNNYMTKPNKKELAILESDLMLNNKLDNCVCCQKKRYFELAVKEIDISRKGNEFQFLREQELLCHFNCNVMKPLSTKIGHLKDKQNYEILMHCATGDLRKLLQNLIYHRKKEYEKKKKINKILKLIHILFGRKYNCFDSLQNFQCIGLCYKKLKNIKMKLNNSTIEIKDPEIDYIYENIKEYNCGLTESECKFLFFQIASGISFIQTCYQSNIVRLTDIKLQNILVFTDSYNIYNPLKWHLCISDFGCSAMEYATYYLENSKNFMSVYKTLLNQWKYEFKNQLSSYFQGTVYTMAPEGLCYDHNGNYRQSKYNKLIYFYEQHFGNIEKRFEELQKPAISVKPSMDNLKILNINCNINFNFLNDYNKKYNNEDDEKNVPKNTLSCKKINMDNETNGTNCKNCKICKNCKIYKNKNDMSENFNIPDESSSMNSSNTSNYSNSNNPSACTEYAPFDVRCDSWSLGIILADLAKCGVNSYEYMIMDNYNEEDNLFNEDVETINNIILNDLDVLNDDEMFYIKYIMNYYDIVSLKWGDDIIQNELIKNNVHTYTNIDTKESKNKNNNSEINKDNAYNMDEKHKQNHTHNNNNNNNIFTIADETNKENKKTHEKSCNKNTRNNTDMCSNTVGIASKKNEVYLNTLKKDDLKIFLENSESFTQHYKSLILKYKQYIKNDKFIKMKNEYVYYYKIYRRFLNEENMRRCILLPLLLMNNNIAYKRCNEIHSFARVELTIKNIGSGIFKFRNKKEKENYIKELKKNVQNDDMNQNKDYWYSRLTNKYLASILKDICHDDFYNRLKKIKKCFNKYELPLNYSDEYWDLLTNLLNYVPSERLLACEILGHDFFSEHNEKIHNIIKENNHETYVKLFEDENFCSTLLKNYKQEKKEKNYISRPFFKDLRKKLDDVNKKDNKKNIQPDFKLKLQKCSIPLEMITNKMNLHKQNSKENCHNIDNTYAIDTTNDSNSNSNNNNNNNNNCSSSNNILKHKKSDVFNKKIVNQINNNKTIKYIILMYENIIKNMKKKCGMCNDINNCLNYKQIINKINNLENLILNLQLSKKNIICDQKKKIKLPMLYLSNICNNIYYFLNNCSIFEEFKNLDIFMNIHLPFEHLSLPLCDEKTFRNKNFANFYFKPIYYYSLPYKILHAWYTGPLHIYFNHPYVPDYIKLICLREKNILRRKEIIFWYDEDIVLNNILKIKDILKCSNDFLCTPYVSHLIGKQLILRKIFITKLFNDKMKIYLNN